A single Natranaerobius thermophilus JW/NM-WN-LF DNA region contains:
- a CDS encoding DRTGG domain-containing protein, whose amino-acid sequence MKISQIKKILQADILTGKEENSVEVAFGTDLMSDVLAFFGESDNTLLLTGLTNLQVIRTAELLDINAIIFVRGKEPKDELIKEAEECGITLLSTDYTLYEASGLLFTHGLRGINTDDNLPESPERGLDHG is encoded by the coding sequence TTGAAAATTTCACAAATAAAGAAGATACTTCAAGCCGATATATTAACTGGAAAAGAGGAAAACTCAGTCGAAGTTGCATTTGGAACAGATTTGATGAGCGATGTGCTAGCTTTTTTTGGTGAATCTGACAATACCCTGTTGCTAACTGGACTTACAAACTTACAAGTGATCAGAACTGCTGAACTACTCGATATAAATGCCATTATTTTCGTACGAGGAAAAGAGCCAAAAGATGAACTGATTAAGGAAGCTGAAGAATGTGGTATTACCTTGTTGTCTACGGATTACACGCTTTACGAAGCATCCGGTTTATTATTTACCCATGGTTTAAGAGGAATAAATACTGATGATAATTTACCCGAAAGCCCTGAAAGAGGGTTAGACCATGGATGA